The Streptomyces albofaciens JCM 4342 genome has a segment encoding these proteins:
- a CDS encoding suppressor of fused domain protein: MSDVLELVEARLRTTLGEPDARAAVTFLGTDRIEVLRFLGGGPDGDLVRYVTLGMSDRPMTDPTAVLADPVRGPRAELVLSVRAGRADTDKALRALAVLAASPQVEGVIVAPGAALDVGEPLWPGAPFTSVLVAESGGLIEDLELDEPLDPVRFLPLLPMTPNEAAWKRVHGAEALQERWLKSGTDLRDPLRAGVSLA, encoded by the coding sequence ATGTCTGACGTTCTTGAGCTGGTCGAAGCCCGTTTGCGTACGACCCTGGGCGAGCCGGACGCGCGCGCCGCCGTCACCTTCCTCGGCACCGACCGGATCGAGGTGCTGCGCTTCCTCGGCGGCGGCCCGGACGGTGATCTCGTGCGCTATGTCACCCTCGGAATGTCGGACCGGCCGATGACCGACCCCACGGCGGTACTGGCCGACCCGGTGCGCGGCCCGCGCGCCGAACTGGTCCTCTCGGTGCGGGCCGGCCGCGCCGACACCGACAAGGCGCTCCGCGCGCTCGCCGTGCTCGCCGCGTCCCCGCAGGTCGAGGGCGTGATCGTGGCGCCGGGCGCGGCACTGGACGTGGGGGAGCCGCTGTGGCCGGGCGCGCCGTTCACATCCGTACTGGTCGCGGAGTCCGGCGGCCTGATCGAGGACCTGGAGCTGGACGAGCCGCTGGACCCGGTCCGCTTCCTGCCGCTGCTGCCGATGACGCCCAACGAGGCCGCCTGGAAGCGGGTGCACGGCGCGGAGGCGCTCCAGGAGCGGTGGCTCAAGAGCGGGACGGATCTGCGCGATCCGCTGCGTGCGGGGGTTTCGCTGGCGTAG
- a CDS encoding DUF1003 domain-containing protein, whose product MGAEERDGVKERARALSATPGSGVGGGRPRVRLDQPRAPRRSLLPEYDPEAFGRLSEKIARFLGTGRFIVWMTVIIVVWIIWNVAAPDHLRFDKYPFIFLTLMLSLQASYAAPLILLAQNRQDDRDRVTREQDRKQNERAIADTEYLTREIAALRLGLGEVATRDWIRSELQDVLKELELRQLVDAESEGEYRRRE is encoded by the coding sequence ATGGGCGCTGAGGAACGGGACGGTGTCAAGGAGCGCGCGCGGGCGCTGAGCGCGACGCCCGGGTCCGGAGTGGGCGGCGGGCGCCCCCGCGTGCGCCTGGACCAGCCGCGCGCGCCGCGCCGCAGCCTGCTGCCGGAGTACGACCCGGAGGCGTTCGGGCGGCTGTCGGAGAAGATCGCCCGCTTCCTGGGGACCGGCCGCTTCATCGTCTGGATGACGGTGATCATCGTGGTGTGGATCATCTGGAACGTCGCCGCGCCCGACCATCTGCGCTTCGACAAGTACCCGTTCATCTTCCTGACGCTGATGCTCTCGCTCCAGGCGTCCTACGCGGCCCCGCTGATCCTGCTCGCGCAGAACCGGCAGGACGACCGGGACCGGGTCACCCGCGAACAGGACCGCAAGCAGAACGAGCGCGCCATCGCCGACACCGAGTACCTGACCCGGGAGATCGCGGCGCTCCGGCTGGGCCTGGGCGAGGTGGCCACCCGCGACTGGATCCGCTCCGAACTCCAGGACGTGCTCAAGGAGCTGGAGCTGCGTCAGCTGGTGGACGCGGAGAGCGAGGGGGAGTACCGGCGGCGGGAGTAG
- a CDS encoding zf-HC2 domain-containing protein, giving the protein MSGTGGPSPAEHHLGDRLAALVDGELGHDARERVLAHLATCGKCKAEADDQRQLKNVFAETAPPGPSEGLLARLQGLPGGDADGYGRRLGRGGLGGGAFGGDLAAGGDFEARGGSIRYAPSGAHAIGAVPRQPRSRGFRIHEAERSAPQRRRFAAAAAGAVSLAAFALGGALPLEAAVDTPGGRTDGTGSQTTPLSATPGLYGRPGPGQGAPMSATGTPWSRTLPVAGITAEPAPSSLGLTGPSAPAAARPAPPLPVRPSDGRSALTVLSGQSLPYLAPAVASPPPGARAEGPPSPSADAGRPLAGAFGPPAPASREALTAHRPAPR; this is encoded by the coding sequence GTGAGCGGTACAGGCGGTCCGTCCCCCGCCGAGCATCATCTCGGCGACCGCCTCGCGGCTCTGGTCGACGGGGAGTTGGGGCATGACGCGCGCGAGCGGGTGCTCGCGCATCTCGCTACGTGTGGAAAGTGCAAGGCGGAGGCCGACGACCAGCGACAGCTGAAGAACGTCTTCGCGGAAACCGCGCCCCCCGGACCCTCCGAGGGGCTGCTGGCGCGTCTCCAGGGCCTGCCCGGAGGTGATGCCGACGGCTATGGAAGGCGGCTGGGCCGCGGCGGCCTCGGCGGCGGCGCGTTCGGCGGTGACCTCGCCGCGGGCGGCGACTTCGAGGCGCGCGGCGGCTCGATCCGCTACGCCCCGTCCGGCGCCCACGCCATCGGCGCGGTGCCGCGGCAGCCGCGCTCGCGGGGGTTCCGTATCCACGAGGCGGAGCGGTCCGCGCCGCAGCGCCGCCGGTTCGCCGCCGCGGCGGCCGGCGCGGTCTCGCTGGCGGCGTTCGCGCTCGGCGGCGCGCTGCCGCTGGAGGCCGCGGTCGACACCCCTGGCGGCCGTACGGACGGTACGGGCAGCCAGACGACACCGCTCAGCGCCACCCCGGGCCTCTACGGCCGGCCCGGCCCGGGCCAGGGCGCGCCGATGTCCGCCACCGGCACCCCCTGGTCCCGTACGCTCCCGGTCGCGGGCATCACCGCGGAGCCGGCGCCCAGCTCACTGGGGCTGACCGGGCCGTCCGCGCCGGCGGCCGCGCGCCCCGCCCCACCGCTGCCCGTCCGGCCGTCCGACGGCCGCTCCGCCCTGACGGTGCTGAGCGGTCAGAGCCTGCCGTACCTCGCACCGGCCGTCGCGTCCCCGCCGCCCGGCGCCCGTGCCGAAGGCCCGCCGTCGCCGTCCGCGGACGCCGGGCGCCCCCTGGCCGGGGCCTTCGGACCGCCCGCCCCCGCCTCCCGGGAGGCGCTGACCGCCCACCGCCCCGCCCCGCGCTGA
- a CDS encoding magnesium transporter MgtE N-terminal domain-containing protein translates to MAVVTPRVFVSHLSGIAVFDPNGDQVGRVRDLVALLRVGGRPPRLLGLVVEVISRRRIFLPMTRVTGVESGQVITTGVVNMRRFEQRASETLVLGELLDRRVRLVETGEEATVLDIGITQLPARRDWEIEKVFVRKGKGGALRRKGEVLTVEWSAVTGFSLEEHGQGAENLLATFDQLRPADLASALHHLTPKRRGEVAAALDDARLADVLEELPEDDRVEIMGKLAEERAADVLEAMDPDDAADLLSELPEEEKERLLGLMRPDDAADVRRLMAYEERTAGGLMTTEPIVLRPDATIADALARVRDPDLSPSLAAQVYVCRPPDETPTGKYLGLVHFQRLLRDPPFTLVSSVADTDLPPLPPDTPLNDVTSYLATYNMVAAPVVDESGSLLGAVTVDDVLDHLLPEDWREAEMHGPPGAAADREGEPDDGR, encoded by the coding sequence ATGGCGGTGGTCACCCCCCGGGTGTTCGTCTCGCACCTCTCGGGCATCGCCGTCTTCGACCCCAACGGCGACCAGGTCGGCCGGGTACGCGACCTGGTGGCGCTGCTGCGGGTCGGCGGCCGGCCGCCCCGGCTGCTGGGCCTGGTCGTCGAGGTGATCAGCCGGCGCCGGATCTTCCTGCCGATGACCCGGGTGACGGGTGTGGAGTCCGGCCAGGTCATCACCACCGGCGTGGTCAACATGCGGCGCTTCGAACAGCGCGCCTCGGAGACGCTGGTCCTCGGCGAGCTGCTGGACCGCCGGGTGCGCCTGGTCGAGACGGGCGAGGAGGCCACCGTCCTCGACATCGGCATCACCCAGCTGCCGGCCCGCCGCGACTGGGAGATCGAGAAGGTCTTCGTGCGGAAGGGGAAGGGCGGGGCGCTGCGTCGCAAGGGAGAGGTGCTGACGGTCGAGTGGTCGGCGGTCACCGGTTTCTCGCTGGAGGAGCACGGGCAGGGCGCGGAGAACCTGCTCGCCACCTTCGACCAGCTGCGCCCGGCCGACCTGGCGAGCGCCCTGCACCACCTGACGCCGAAGCGGCGCGGCGAGGTGGCGGCCGCGCTGGACGACGCCCGGCTGGCGGACGTCCTGGAGGAGCTGCCGGAGGACGACCGGGTCGAGATCATGGGCAAGCTCGCGGAGGAGCGGGCCGCCGACGTCCTGGAGGCGATGGACCCGGACGACGCCGCCGACCTGCTCTCCGAGCTGCCGGAGGAGGAGAAGGAACGTTTGCTCGGTCTGATGCGGCCGGACGACGCGGCGGACGTACGGCGCCTGATGGCGTACGAGGAGCGCACCGCGGGCGGCCTGATGACGACCGAGCCGATCGTGCTGCGGCCGGACGCGACGATCGCGGACGCGCTGGCCCGGGTGCGCGACCCGGACCTCTCGCCGTCACTGGCCGCGCAGGTGTACGTGTGCCGGCCGCCGGACGAGACGCCGACCGGCAAGTACCTGGGCCTGGTGCACTTCCAGCGGCTGCTGCGCGACCCGCCGTTCACGCTCGTCAGCTCCGTCGCCGACACCGACCTGCCACCGCTTCCGCCGGACACCCCGCTGAACGACGTGACCAGCTATCTGGCCACCTACAACATGGTCGCGGCGCCCGTCGTGGACGAGAGCGGCTCCCTGCTGGGCGCGGTGACCGTCGACGACGTACTGGACCACCTGCTGCCCGAGGACTGGCGCGAGGCGGAGATGCACGGCCCGCCCGGCGCAGCGGCGGACCGGGAGGGAGAGCCGGACGATGGGCGCTGA
- a CDS encoding trypsin-like peptidase domain-containing protein, with the protein MDEGTAAGPKRNWWSRPGQRPAHPAADSGAVPGDAAPGPERDAPTREFPAGAGGGSGEVPGASGDDVTSGDAPAPGGASGPGAASGPAASGAPSDVPPPADRVPAPPSAPPRQPLHPQDPYGTPPYGDPGPWAPAPPVQRPTATPAHGTAAPVPPQQPYPAQPQPAAAPAAAQPQPYADSVRTPMPQAEPTAHDPSAHATAAPYDPAATPSSGTDTTVLAKGDGARLPAVAHDASGAPLPPEAHSGTHPGPPPVPPPGMHQQGGATGHWQQYDPWRTPQHGAAMPLGTPPPPPAPPRRSRRGALAAGAVALALLAGGVGGGVGAYIERNGGLGSIELPQDTGDQGGGRKPDSVAGIAQAALPSVVTLHVRGNAEQGTGTGFVLDKQGHILTNNHVVEPAGTGGEISVSFSGGETAKAKVIGRDGGYDLAVVQVQGVSGLRPLALGDSDSVRVGDPVVAIGAPYDLANTVTAGIISAKQRPITAGGKKGDGSDVSYVDALQTDAPINPGNSGGPLVDSRARVIGINSAIRAAGNSGGGLEGGGQGGSIGLGFAIPINQGKWVAEQLINKGKVMHPVIGVTLEMEYAGDGARVSSKSKDGGAPVTPGGPGAKAGIQPRDVITKVDGQPVHSGEELIIKIRSHRPGDRLTLTLRRDGREQTAQLTLGASSQE; encoded by the coding sequence ATGGACGAGGGGACGGCCGCCGGGCCGAAGCGGAACTGGTGGAGCCGGCCGGGGCAGCGGCCCGCGCATCCGGCGGCGGACTCCGGGGCCGTGCCCGGTGACGCGGCGCCGGGTCCCGAACGGGACGCCCCGACGCGGGAGTTCCCGGCGGGGGCTGGGGGCGGAAGCGGTGAGGTGCCCGGGGCTTCGGGGGATGATGTGACGTCGGGTGATGCGCCCGCACCGGGCGGTGCGTCCGGCCCTGGCGCGGCATCGGGACCGGCCGCCTCCGGCGCGCCCTCCGACGTACCGCCGCCGGCCGACCGGGTCCCCGCGCCGCCGTCCGCCCCGCCGCGGCAGCCGCTGCACCCCCAGGACCCGTACGGCACGCCTCCGTACGGCGACCCCGGGCCCTGGGCACCCGCGCCGCCGGTGCAGCGCCCGACGGCCACCCCGGCCCACGGCACCGCCGCGCCCGTACCGCCCCAGCAGCCGTACCCGGCCCAGCCGCAGCCTGCCGCGGCCCCGGCGGCGGCCCAGCCCCAGCCGTACGCCGACTCCGTCCGTACGCCGATGCCGCAGGCCGAGCCGACCGCGCACGACCCTTCCGCGCACGCCACGGCCGCCCCGTACGATCCCGCGGCCACCCCGTCCTCCGGCACGGACACCACCGTGCTCGCCAAGGGCGACGGCGCGCGGCTGCCCGCCGTGGCGCACGACGCGTCCGGTGCGCCGCTCCCGCCCGAGGCGCATAGCGGGACCCACCCGGGGCCGCCGCCCGTACCGCCGCCGGGGATGCACCAGCAGGGCGGGGCGACGGGCCACTGGCAGCAGTACGACCCGTGGCGCACGCCGCAGCACGGCGCGGCGATGCCGCTGGGCACGCCGCCCCCGCCCCCGGCGCCTCCCCGGCGCAGCCGCCGCGGCGCGCTGGCCGCCGGAGCGGTCGCGCTGGCGCTGCTGGCGGGCGGCGTCGGCGGCGGCGTCGGCGCGTACATCGAGCGCAACGGCGGCCTGGGCTCCATCGAGCTGCCGCAGGACACCGGCGACCAGGGCGGCGGCCGCAAGCCGGACAGCGTCGCCGGCATCGCTCAGGCGGCCCTGCCTAGCGTGGTCACCCTGCACGTCCGCGGCAACGCCGAGCAGGGCACCGGCACCGGCTTCGTCCTCGACAAGCAGGGCCACATCCTCACCAACAACCATGTCGTCGAGCCGGCCGGCACCGGCGGCGAGATATCGGTCTCCTTCAGCGGCGGCGAGACCGCCAAGGCCAAGGTCATCGGCCGGGACGGCGGCTACGACCTGGCCGTCGTGCAGGTCCAGGGCGTCTCCGGGCTGCGCCCGCTGGCCCTCGGCGACTCCGACTCCGTACGGGTCGGCGACCCGGTCGTGGCCATCGGCGCCCCGTACGACCTGGCCAACACGGTGACCGCGGGCATCATCAGCGCCAAGCAGCGGCCCATCACCGCGGGCGGCAAGAAGGGCGACGGCAGCGACGTCTCGTACGTGGACGCCCTGCAGACCGACGCCCCGATCAACCCGGGCAACTCCGGCGGCCCGCTCGTCGACTCCCGGGCCCGGGTGATCGGCATCAACAGCGCCATCCGCGCGGCCGGCAACTCCGGCGGCGGCCTGGAGGGCGGCGGCCAGGGCGGCAGCATCGGCCTGGGCTTCGCCATACCGATCAACCAGGGCAAGTGGGTGGCCGAACAGCTGATCAACAAGGGCAAGGTCATGCACCCGGTGATCGGGGTCACGCTGGAGATGGAGTACGCGGGCGACGGCGCGCGGGTCAGCTCCAAGAGCAAGGACGGCGGGGCCCCCGTCACCCCCGGCGGCCCGGGCGCCAAGGCGGGCATCCAGCCACGCGACGTGATCACCAAGGTGGACGGGCAGCCCGTGCACAGCGGCGAGGAGCTGATCATCAAGATCCGCAGCCACCGGCCGGGCGACCGGCTCACGCTGACCCTGCGCCGGGACGGCAGGGAGCAGACCGCGCAGCTCACGCTGGGCGCCTCCAGCCAGGAATGA
- a CDS encoding MFS transporter, with protein MRSSDTGGHGGAGEDPFDEGGRSILRQPMAVWATAGASVVAFMGIGLVDPILPSIAKGLHASNSQVSLLFTSYFLITAIAMLVTGFVSSRIGGRKTLLAGLALVVVFAALSGTSSSVGELVGFRAGWGLGNALFVSTALAVIVGAAHPIGASRSDSARGGGERREGGSAAAILLYESALGLGMACGPLLGAVLGDMKWRYPFFGTAVLMAIGFVAITAFLKEQPRPARKTSVLDPVKALGHGGLASTAVSAFFYNYAFFTVLAFTPFVLDMSPYKSGGVFFAWGVLLAVFSVLVAPRVQERFGSLKVLGGSLVLLAVDLLVLGYGNHTTAVVCTILSGAFIGLNNTVFTELALGVSDAPRPVASAGYNFVRWFAAAAAPFLAPKIEEWTDAHVPFVVAALAALVGAAIVAVRRRALTLRAHELAPRHATEDGVSAFAG; from the coding sequence ATGCGGTCAAGCGACACCGGCGGCCACGGCGGCGCCGGAGAGGATCCGTTCGACGAGGGCGGCCGAAGCATCCTGCGCCAGCCGATGGCCGTCTGGGCCACGGCGGGCGCCTCGGTCGTCGCGTTCATGGGCATCGGCCTCGTCGACCCGATCCTCCCCTCGATCGCCAAGGGACTGCACGCCTCCAACAGCCAGGTCTCCCTGCTGTTCACCTCCTACTTCCTGATCACCGCGATCGCGATGCTGGTCACCGGCTTCGTCTCCAGCCGGATCGGCGGCCGCAAGACGCTGCTGGCCGGACTGGCGCTGGTGGTCGTCTTCGCGGCCCTGTCCGGCACGTCCTCCTCGGTGGGCGAACTGGTCGGCTTCCGGGCCGGCTGGGGCCTCGGCAACGCGCTGTTCGTCTCCACCGCGCTCGCCGTCATCGTGGGCGCGGCGCATCCCATAGGGGCATCGCGAAGCGATTCGGCTCGGGGCGGTGGCGAGCGACGGGAGGGCGGAAGCGCCGCGGCGATCCTGCTGTACGAGTCGGCGCTCGGCCTCGGCATGGCCTGCGGGCCGCTGCTCGGCGCGGTCCTCGGCGACATGAAGTGGCGCTACCCCTTCTTCGGCACCGCCGTCCTGATGGCCATCGGCTTCGTCGCGATCACCGCGTTCCTCAAGGAGCAGCCCCGCCCGGCCCGCAAGACGTCCGTACTGGACCCGGTCAAGGCGCTCGGCCACGGCGGCCTGGCCTCCACCGCCGTCTCCGCTTTCTTCTACAACTACGCGTTCTTCACGGTGCTGGCCTTCACGCCGTTCGTGCTGGACATGAGCCCGTACAAGTCCGGCGGTGTGTTCTTCGCCTGGGGCGTGCTGCTCGCCGTCTTCTCCGTGCTGGTGGCGCCGCGCGTCCAGGAGCGCTTCGGGTCGCTGAAGGTGCTGGGCGGCTCGCTGGTGCTGCTCGCCGTGGACCTGCTGGTGCTCGGGTACGGCAACCACACCACCGCCGTCGTCTGCACGATCCTGTCCGGCGCCTTCATCGGCCTGAACAACACCGTCTTCACCGAGCTGGCCCTCGGCGTCTCCGACGCGCCGCGGCCGGTGGCGAGCGCGGGCTACAACTTCGTGCGCTGGTTCGCCGCGGCGGCGGCGCCGTTCCTGGCGCCGAAGATCGAGGAGTGGACCGACGCGCATGTCCCGTTCGTGGTCGCGGCGCTGGCGGCGCTGGTCGGCGCGGCCATCGTGGCCGTACGGCGCCGGGCGCTGACCCTGCGGGCGCACGAGCTGGCGCCGCGGCACGCCACCGAGGACGGGGTGTCCGCCTTCGCCGGCTGA
- a CDS encoding DUF6758 family protein, whose product MRGEPSCPKCGGRVRAPGLFADSWQCGVHGTVHPLQPVVPPSVEALAVVVRRACVPVWMPWPLPVGWLFTGVACAGDDRSGGRATAVACSGPGPLGGPGELLLIAEELGVGLGARYAGIDGPDPGPHMCVDKPPHVKVLAAGRPTPLWHVSGAPEDRAVFAGEARGLWLWAVVWPAESGLLLYDELVLTDLRDAGAEVDLLPCGALSPRLLA is encoded by the coding sequence ATGAGGGGCGAACCCAGTTGCCCGAAGTGCGGTGGCCGGGTGCGGGCGCCCGGTCTCTTCGCCGACTCCTGGCAGTGCGGCGTGCACGGCACCGTGCACCCGCTGCAACCGGTCGTCCCGCCCAGCGTCGAAGCGCTCGCCGTGGTCGTGCGCCGCGCCTGCGTGCCGGTGTGGATGCCGTGGCCGCTGCCCGTCGGCTGGCTGTTCACGGGCGTGGCCTGCGCGGGCGACGACCGCAGCGGCGGCCGCGCCACCGCCGTGGCCTGCTCGGGGCCGGGCCCGCTCGGCGGCCCCGGCGAACTGCTGCTGATCGCGGAGGAACTGGGCGTCGGCCTCGGCGCGCGTTACGCCGGCATCGACGGCCCCGACCCCGGCCCCCACATGTGCGTGGACAAACCGCCGCACGTGAAGGTGCTGGCGGCCGGACGTCCGACACCGCTGTGGCATGTCTCGGGGGCCCCCGAGGACCGCGCCGTCTTCGCGGGGGAGGCGCGCGGGCTGTGGCTGTGGGCCGTCGTCTGGCCCGCCGAGTCGGGCCTGCTCCTGTACGACGAGCTGGTGCTCACCGACCTGCGCGACGCCGGTGCCGAGGTGGACCTGCTGCCGTGCGGGGCGCTGTCGCCGCGGTTGCTCGCCTGA
- a CDS encoding sec-independent translocase translates to MFFDIGPLELVALVILAVLIFGPDKLPKVISDVMGFVRKVRAFSDNAKEDIRSELGPEFKDFEFEDLKPRNFVRKHVLENDQYGLQEIRNGFDLKKEMAEVTDAVHGTDSASSADRGSASRVSFDKGGPDTGSGGGSAAPDLFKKGAKSSPGERPPFDPDAT, encoded by the coding sequence GTGTTCTTCGACATAGGACCCCTAGAGCTGGTCGCGCTCGTGATCCTTGCGGTTCTGATCTTCGGGCCGGACAAGCTGCCCAAGGTGATCTCGGATGTCATGGGGTTCGTGCGCAAGGTGCGGGCGTTCTCGGACAACGCCAAGGAGGACATCCGCAGCGAGCTGGGGCCGGAGTTCAAGGACTTCGAGTTCGAGGACCTCAAGCCGCGCAACTTCGTGCGCAAGCACGTGCTGGAGAACGACCAGTACGGCCTTCAGGAGATCCGTAACGGCTTCGACCTGAAGAAGGAGATGGCCGAGGTCACGGACGCCGTGCACGGCACCGACAGCGCCTCCTCCGCCGACCGGGGGTCCGCGTCCCGGGTGAGCTTCGACAAGGGCGGGCCGGACACGGGCTCCGGCGGCGGGTCCGCGGCGCCCGACCTGTTCAAGAAGGGCGCGAAGTCCTCGCCGGGCGAGCGCCCGCCGTTCGACCCTGATGCCACCTGA
- a CDS encoding Mrp/NBP35 family ATP-binding protein has protein sequence MATDTPRSAAPSEDAVRAALATVNDPEIHRPITDLGMVKSVEIAADGTVAVAVYLTVAGCPMRETITANVRDAVTRVEGVTGVQVELDVMSDEQRKELASALRGGTAEREVPFAKPGSLTRVYAVASGKGGVGKSSVTVNLAAAMAADGLKVGVVDADIYGHSVPRMLGADGRPTQVENMIMPPSANGVKVISIGMFTPGNAPVVWRGPMLHRALQQFLADVYWGDLDVLLLDLPPGTGDIAISVAQLIPNAEILVVTTPQQAAAEVAERAGSIAVQTHQKIVGVVENMSGLPCPHCDEMVDVFGTGGGERVAEGLTKTTGTQVPVLGAIPIDVRLREGGDEGRPVVLTDPESPAGAAIRAIAGKLGGRQRGLAGMSLGITPRNKF, from the coding sequence ATGGCTACCGACACGCCCCGAAGCGCAGCGCCCAGCGAGGACGCGGTCCGCGCCGCGCTCGCCACGGTGAACGACCCCGAGATCCACCGCCCCATCACCGACCTCGGCATGGTCAAATCGGTGGAGATCGCGGCGGACGGCACGGTCGCGGTGGCGGTCTATCTGACGGTCGCGGGCTGCCCGATGCGCGAGACGATCACCGCGAACGTGCGGGACGCCGTGACGCGCGTCGAGGGCGTCACCGGCGTCCAGGTCGAGCTGGACGTGATGAGCGACGAGCAGCGCAAGGAGCTGGCCTCCGCGCTGCGCGGCGGCACCGCCGAGCGCGAGGTGCCGTTCGCCAAGCCCGGCTCGCTGACCCGGGTGTACGCGGTCGCCTCCGGCAAGGGCGGCGTCGGCAAGTCCTCGGTGACGGTCAACCTGGCCGCGGCGATGGCCGCCGACGGCCTGAAGGTCGGTGTGGTGGACGCCGACATCTACGGCCACTCGGTGCCCCGGATGCTGGGCGCGGACGGCCGGCCCACCCAGGTCGAGAACATGATCATGCCGCCGTCGGCCAACGGCGTGAAGGTCATCTCCATCGGCATGTTCACCCCGGGCAACGCCCCGGTGGTCTGGCGCGGCCCGATGCTGCACCGCGCGCTCCAGCAGTTCCTGGCCGACGTGTACTGGGGCGACCTGGACGTGCTGCTGCTCGACCTGCCCCCGGGCACCGGTGACATCGCCATCTCGGTGGCGCAGCTGATCCCGAACGCGGAGATCCTGGTCGTCACCACCCCGCAGCAGGCCGCGGCGGAGGTCGCCGAGCGGGCCGGCTCCATCGCCGTACAGACCCACCAGAAGATCGTCGGCGTGGTGGAGAACATGTCCGGGCTGCCCTGCCCGCACTGTGACGAGATGGTGGACGTGTTCGGCACCGGCGGCGGCGAGCGGGTCGCCGAGGGCCTGACGAAGACGACCGGCACACAGGTGCCGGTGCTGGGCGCCATCCCGATCGACGTCCGGCTGCGCGAGGGCGGCGACGAGGGCAGGCCGGTGGTGCTGACCGATCCGGAGTCCCCCGCCGGCGCGGCGATCCGCGCCATCGCGGGCAAGCTGGGCGGCCGGCAGCGCGGCCTGGCGGGCATGTCGCTGGGCATCACGCCGCGCAACAAGTTCTGA
- a CDS encoding magnesium and cobalt transport protein CorA: MSMIRDLRAAVRPSRRREDSPSYKYEAGPRQAAHANSAIVDCGVYRDGRRVSDHVTPSQAMTSVRADGGFAWIGLHEPTEAEFAEIAREFGLHPLAVEDAVHAHQRPKLERYDDTLFTVFKTVHYVEHAELTATSEVVETGEVMCFTGRDFIVTVRHGGQGSLRALRHRLQDDPELLGKGPSAVLHAIADQVVDGYIAVAGAMQDDIDEVEIDVFSSGSDGKGTGGKGSAKGGDAGRIYQLKREVLEFKRAVSPLLRPMQVLSERPMRLIDTDIQKYFRDVADHLARVTEQVLSFDDLLNSILQANLAQATVAQNEDMRKITSWAAIFAVPTMIAGIYGMNFEYMPELKWKYGYPLVLLVTVAICFGIHRGFKRNGWL, translated from the coding sequence ATGTCGATGATCCGCGACCTGCGTGCCGCCGTCCGCCCGTCCCGGCGGCGCGAGGACTCCCCGTCGTACAAGTACGAGGCCGGCCCCCGCCAGGCCGCCCACGCCAACAGCGCCATCGTGGACTGCGGCGTCTACCGCGACGGCCGGCGCGTCAGCGACCACGTCACCCCGTCCCAGGCGATGACCTCCGTCCGCGCCGACGGCGGCTTCGCGTGGATCGGGCTGCACGAGCCCACCGAAGCGGAATTCGCCGAGATCGCGCGGGAGTTCGGGCTGCACCCGCTGGCGGTGGAGGACGCCGTCCACGCCCACCAGCGGCCCAAGCTGGAGCGCTACGACGACACCCTGTTCACCGTCTTCAAGACGGTCCACTACGTGGAGCACGCGGAGCTGACCGCCACCAGCGAGGTGGTGGAGACCGGCGAGGTGATGTGCTTCACCGGCCGGGACTTCATCGTGACCGTGCGGCACGGCGGCCAGGGCTCGCTGCGCGCGCTGCGCCACCGCCTCCAGGACGACCCCGAGCTGCTCGGCAAGGGCCCCTCCGCGGTGCTGCACGCCATCGCCGACCAGGTCGTGGACGGCTACATCGCGGTGGCCGGGGCGATGCAGGACGACATCGACGAGGTGGAGATCGACGTCTTCAGCTCCGGGTCGGACGGCAAGGGCACGGGCGGCAAGGGCTCGGCGAAGGGCGGCGACGCCGGGCGGATCTACCAACTCAAGCGCGAGGTACTGGAGTTCAAGCGGGCCGTGTCGCCGCTGCTGCGGCCGATGCAGGTGCTCAGCGAGCGGCCGATGCGGCTGATCGACACCGACATCCAGAAGTACTTCCGGGACGTGGCCGACCACCTGGCCCGGGTCACCGAGCAGGTGCTCTCCTTCGACGACCTGCTCAACTCGATCCTCCAGGCCAACCTGGCGCAGGCGACGGTGGCGCAGAACGAGGACATGCGCAAGATCACCTCATGGGCGGCGATCTTCGCGGTGCCCACGATGATCGCCGGGATCTACGGCATGAACTTCGAGTACATGCCCGAGCTGAAGTGGAAGTACGGCTACCCGCTCGTCCTCCTGGTCACGGTCGCCATCTGCTTCGGCATCCACCGCGGCTTCAAGCGCAACGGCTGGCTGTGA